A genomic region of Solanum dulcamara chromosome 2, daSolDulc1.2, whole genome shotgun sequence contains the following coding sequences:
- the LOC129880526 gene encoding uncharacterized protein LOC129880526 has translation MKDLSFFQLKNVMGAKMRKGFKSFCNNDTSTSTLNHQTAASARPAVSSPNNYIMDTSDLRLNERGSQTTLEEMLLQLDMEEEMAKLNQYGPHVRHRMSCVNSSDILRTARNALNQYPRFSLDGKDAMYRSSFRDMSPLLSKSVGERKSVCCNRKMDMKSSQTQTMPPTIAGERMIWCKPGVVAKLMGLEAMPMSMSMHRKHSKDTIMSAVIKRQSLRKRAERYEMDNKRSRGRVVVGTGCGGRNSREMNQNSCSRNGYCVMKSVAMDLQDVGWPMRGEVLYRNNDAI, from the coding sequence ATGAAGGACCTATCTTTCTTTCAGTTGAAAAATGTCATGGGAGCTAAGATGCGGAAAGGCTTTAAAAGCTTCTGTAATAACGATACCTCTACTTCCACACTCAATCATCAAACTGCAGCCTCTGCTCGTCCTGCAGTTTCATCTCCTAATAATTACATCATGGACACAAGTGATCTAAGATTAAACGAAAGGGGAAGCCAGACAACATTGGAGGAGATGTTGCTCCAATTAGACATGGAGGAGGAGATGGCAAAGCTGAACCAATATGGGCCGCATGTCCGACATAGAATGTCATGTGTCAACAGTTCTGACATTCTACGAACAGCAAGGAACGCATTAAATCAGTATCCCCGATTCTCTCTTGATGGCAAGGATGCTATGTACCGGTCTTCTTTCCGCGACATGTCTCCTTTACTAAGCAAAAGTGTTGGTGAAAGAAAATCAGTATGCTGCAACCGCAAAATGGACATGAAAAGTAGTCAAACTCAAACCATGCCCCCCACAATAGCAGGAGAGAGAATGATTTGGTGTAAACCAGGAGTAGTAGCAAAGCTGATGGGACTTGAGGCCATGCCAATGTCAATGTCAATGCACAGAAAGCATAGTAAGGATACAATCATGAGTGCAGTTATCAAAAGGCAAAGCCTGAGGAAAAGAGCAGAAAGGTACGAGATGGATAATAAGAGGTCAAGAGGAAGGGTTGTGGTGGGAACGGGTTGTGGTGGCCGCAACTCTAGAGAGATGAATCAGAACTCTTGCTCAAGAAATGGCTACTGTGTTATGAAGTCCGTGGCGATGGACCTCCAAGATGTAGGCTGGCCAATGCGGGGCGAGGTTTTGTACAGAAATAACGATgccatataa